The genomic DNA GTGTTTATTTACACGCCAAAATGCCTGCTGAAAGTTTACGATGGGATACATTGGAGGCCTTGAAAAACTCGCCAAAGGGAAGACTGAAATACAACCCAGACTGGCTCGAAAAGGGGGAGGTAATGAACGTTAACATGCTAGCTAACGGTTTCACATATATAACGTTAGCTCAAAGGTTCAAAGTTGTTTCGCATGTTCTGCATTCGCTAACTGACAAAAACAAAGTTACAACATCACCAATATAATTATTAGCCTGCTACCTAGCTGGACCATGGTATGTATACAATTTCAGTATTCTAGCCAACATTGGACACGTTTTAAATAAGCATTTAATTTGATTAGATATGTGATATAGCCTAACGTTAGTGGTATGATCCTTTCTCGTCCCCTTTAGGATATTTTGTCAGGTTGTAATGAAGCTCCTAGCTTGTCCCCACTCTCTGGGCTCATCTTGAAGAGGCTTAACATGAGCCCTCGAGCGCTTCAGAAGACCTGCTCATTGGGCTCTGCTTCCACTGACCCAGGCACAGGCCTGTCTGAGGAGGCCCCAGTCTCCTCAACCAGCCCCTTCCCTTCAGCCAATGCTCAGcccactcccctctcttctccacaACTGGTCCCCAGGTTGAAGAAAGACACAGAGCAGGCAAGTCTCTTTCCCGCTTTGTTTATACCATTATGTAACTCCCTCTGCGCACTATTTATTTTACATTCGTATGAACTCACCACATTTTTTCTTCATATCGATCCACAGCAGATTGTTGGTGATGAGGACAGTGCCCCAGATGCCAGCAACAATCTCAGTCCAGTCACCAACCCCATTCCTTCTCCCACCATCTCCCTGCTGTCTCCCAGGGCAACTCAAATGGAAGGATGTATACGCATTTGTGAGGAGAAACATCGTGCCAAAGCTAAGGTTGCAAAagcttttattttcttttttcttaGTTATCTTGTTCATGCATCAACATGGcataataatatattgaatgcattaacagcaATTACCATAACCAAAccaacattgtagattagaatgGTAAATGTGATACTGGTGTGCCATCCCCGTGGCCTCCGCAATgtattagtccactcagacaggcgtgCATCAGACAGGTGTCTCCTACCATAAcaacaaaatatatacagtacctgtcaaacaTTTATATACACCTACtccttccagggtttttctttatttttactattttctacattgtagaataatgtagaaaatagtgaagacataaactatgaaataacacacatggaatcatgtagtatccaaaaaattgttaaacaaatctaaatagattttagattattctaagtagccactctttgccttgatgacagctttgcacactcttggcattctctcaactagcttcatgaggtagtcacctggaatgcatttcaattaacaggtgtgccttgttaaaaatacatttgtggattttctttccttaatgcatttgagccaatcagttgtgttgtgacaaggtaggggtggtatacagaagagagccctatttggtaaaataccaagtccatattatggcaagaacggctcaaataagaaaagagaaatgacaatccatcatgactttaagacatgaaggtcagtcaatacggaacatttcagaaagtttcttcaaatgcagtcgcaaaaaccatcaagcactctgaaactggctatcatgaggaccgccacaagaaaggaagacccagagttaactgctgcagaggatatgttcattagagttaccagcctcagaaattgcagcccaaataagtgcttcacagagtttaagtaacaaaCACTTATCaagatcaactgttcagaggagactgtgaataaggccttcgtggtcaaattgctgcgaagaaaccactactaaagggaaccaataataagaagagacttgcttggaccaagaaacacaagcaatatcctttggtctgatgagtccaaatttgagaattctggttccaaccgctgtgtctttgtgagacgcagagtaggtgaagggataatctctgcatgtgtggttcctattgtgaagcatggaggaggtgtgggagtgctttgctggtcacactgtcagtgattttatttagaaatcaaggcacacttaaccagcatggttaccacagtactctgcagcgatacgccatcccatctggtttgcgcatagtgggacgatcatttgtttttcaacaagacaatgacccaaaacacacctccaggccgtataagggctatttgaccaagaaggagactgatggagtgctgtatcggatgacctggcctgcacaatcacccgacctcaacccaattgagatggtttgggatgagttggaatgcgtgaaggagtgaaggaaaggcagccaacaaactacttcaagactgttccaggtgaagctggttgagagaatgccaagagtgtacaaagctgtcatcaaagcaaagggtggctactttgaagagttcccacatgtttaacactgtttttgattactacatgattccatatgtgttatttcatagttttgatgtcttgactattattatacaatgtagaaaatagtacaaataaagaaaaacccttgaatgagtaggtgtgtccaaacgtttgactggtactgtatatatggcaTTATGTTAAGCTAACATTTCATACCTAATCTAGACTCTTGAATGTCCTGGTGCAGATGGAGCTGAGTCTGAGGCAGGAGCTGCAGGAGAAGCTGGTGGCCTCAGTTGCGAGTCGTGAGTCGGAGCAGCTCAAACGCTTTGAGGAGTTGATGGAGCTGAAGCAGAGACAGGAGTACCAGAGTATGAGGGACATGATGGACAGAGAGTATGCCCTGCTAGTTTTTATCTCTAAAGCATAATCGTCTCATTTTCACCCACCAATATGCTGCTGTCCCTGTGACAGAATTGAAATGTCAAGAATCTTAATTTGCTTCTTGTCTTTCTCTTGTTTAAAAGAACACAAGAAAGCATTGGGCGCCAAGAAAAGTTGAAAGAAGAGCACAAGAACAGAATAAAGGTATTGAAAGTTTAACCATTGGAATTTCAGAAAGCAAAATGCAAAACAGTTGTATTTAGATACAGGTGGAAAAACCTCCTCCGCCCCTCACAGATCCTGAACCTGCGCCTGCGGGAAGCGGAGCAACAGCGTTTGCGGGAGGCAGAATTTGAGAGGCAGAGACAGGTGGAGGGTAGGGAGAGACTGCGTGCTCTCAATGCCGTCCAGGAAGAGATACTTCAACTCAATCAGCTCCTGGAGCCGACCGCACCCACCCAGTCAGGCCCCTCCCCTGATCTCACATCCTATAGCACCCGTGCCAACCAGCTATGCTCCCAGGTGTCAGAGGTGGTGCGCATGACAGCGGAGGTCAGTGTGATTCTCTTTATCCCTCATCTATGATTGTCTTTGTCGAAGTAGACCCATGCTATGGGGGAGTGGGGAATAATATCTATTGTTTTCATCCTGTTTATGTCCTTTTTCTGTTCAATATGGGTAAGTCgttgtgattgtgattgtgtagGGGGAGTTCCCCAGTGTGGAGGACATGACGGTGGCAGAGCGGGCACTGCATGAGATGAGGTCACTGATCCGGGTGATGCAAGAGGCGGCTGCCCAGGCccaggagaagaggaagaaggagcaggaggaggaagaggaacgcAGGAAGATGGCAATGCTGCAGGCCCAGCAGGAAGAGCAGAAGAAGAGTGCAGCTCTATCAGCCAAAGAGAAGGCACGGAAAAAGGGTAAGGAGAGGGAGGATAAATGGATGGATGAAAGGATTGTCTTTGTTTGGTTACATAGGGTATGTACGAATGAGTGAAAGGTTAGGTAGTGAACAAGGGGTTTAAAAAGCACTCTTCTTTCCGAAGGCCTGCAGACCAAAGCTGAGCAGAGCACCCTGAAGTGGTACCAAGAGCTGCAGGACTCCGCTAACCAGTGTGCACAGTCTTTTGAAGGCTTGAACAACACTAAGGATATCCAGGTTGGTTGAAACTGTGCATGGGTGAGGAATGAACTGTGCATGGGTGAGGAATGAACTGTGCCATTATAGGAAAATGCAGTTCCCATATTATGATACACTTTCACATTAAAAGCTAAATTACAAATGAATGGCAACATTACCCTTTTGTTCCTATTAccttttacatttgtttttcagACAAAGAAACTAAGAATGGAGCTCCAGAAGGCAGGCACAATCCCTGTCAGCCAGATCTCCAGTATCTCAGGTGCGTCTGGGTTATGGAGAGGGCTCAGAGGCTTATAATGACAATCATTTTATCTATGGGAAAGTGAAAGAAGGTGAACATTGCTATAATAATCGTGAGATTGAAATTGTCTGCGCCATGTTTGTCAAATACCCAGGTTCCAAGCTCAGGGAAATATTTGACAAGATTGACAAGCTGTTGTCTGGGAGATCAGTGGTATCCGGAGGGAAGTCTGTCTCCACCTCCCAGCATCCCAACGGCCTGGACTTTGTCAGCTACAAACTGGCCGAGAAGTTTGTGGTGAGTTCACATGACCTTGGCTTGAACTGCTGGTGACACAGCACTATTGGTCTGTATTATCTCTTTACAATTCTATACTTCTTCCTAATTGCCTAACTTTTCTGTTACGTTTTATAGTCCCATAGTCatacaaataaaagactgtagtGTCTTTTCATAGAGCTCTTAAATGCTTCCTTGTCAATGTGTTTGTTTAGaaacaaggagaggaggaggtggcgtCCCACCACGAGGCAGCCTTCCCCATCGCTGTGGTGGCCTCTGGGGTGTGGGAGCTTCACCCCAAAGTCGGAGACTTCATCCTCGCCCACCTTCATAAGAAATGCCCCTACGCTGTGCCCCACTACCCACCTATGAAGGATGGCACATCTGTAGAGGAATATCAGAAGTCAGTGAGGCatcacactgttttgcaatgcaTCTGGAACGAACTGTAATGAAACAGAAATTGATGTAATTCCATGACTTTGGGTTGAAAACACCAATGCTGCATTTCAAGTGCGTTGCTTCCACGATCTAAGCAAATGAGGTTAGTTGCTCTGGCTGAAGTGTTGTTCTGTGTCCTACCAGAATCTTAGGCTACCGTGTGGAAGATGGAGGGGTGGAAGCTCAGGACAGCTTTTTGAAGAGGATGTCAGGAATGATCCGCCTCTATGCTGCTATGATACAGCTCAGATGGCCTTATGGCTCCAAGCAAGGGGTATCGACAATCCTACATTGTTTACATAACGAATGCTAATATCACTATGTCAAAGCACttcactgaccccccccccaatTGTATACTGTTATTAGGCTGACCTTTTATTATCATTGTGTCCAGCCTGACCCACATGGGCTGAACAACGGCTGGCGCTGGCTGGCTCAGATGCTGAACATGGAGCCCCTGGCAGACGTCACGGCAACACTCCTTTTTGACTTCCTAGAGGTGATGAGTCATGTCTCTGACACCTGTCTCCAAAGACGGTCTCTGGACTAGACATTTTATGCAGGTCACTGACGTCCCCTGTTCTCGGTCTTCCCTTAGGTCTGTGGCAACGCCCTAATGAAGCAGTATCAGGTTCAGTTTTGGAAGCTCATTCTGCTCATCCAAGAGGAATACTTGCCAAGGTACAATCGCCACTCTCAGCAGTTCAGTTTTACATCAGAACAAAATAGTCTGCTGTAACTTTGTGGTACACTCTACCTTGACCGCTCAGACTTCATGTTGTCATTTGTCCTTTCTTAGGATTGAAGCTGTCACCAGCCAAGGCCAGGCAGGCTCAGTCACGAGGCTCAAGCAGTTCCTAGAGGTGAGTGTGCTGCAAGGCCAAGTATAGCACAGTATCATAGGCACCGTTGTTTAACTGACACTGATGCACTGTCTTTAAAACCTACTGAACTCTTAAAATTGGTCAAAAATGATCCTGTGTTTTCTTTTGTCTCCCTATCAGAGTTCATTAAGAAGCAGGCAGATCCCTCCCCCCAAAGGCCAGCTGAGCTCCCACTTCTGGAGATCCTGAGTGGGGGATGGAAGGATGAGAAAGAAGGTTTTGGACATGATGCATCAGTTGGATTCGAGGCTGCATCACCTCAGTCCACAACTCATAGAATGCACTAGGTAGAGAA from Oncorhynchus clarkii lewisi isolate Uvic-CL-2024 chromosome 30, UVic_Ocla_1.0, whole genome shotgun sequence includes the following:
- the LOC139389707 gene encoding mRNA export factor GLE1 isoform X2 encodes the protein MPAESLRWDTLEALKNSPKGRLKYNPDWLEKGEDILSGCNEAPSLSPLSGLILKRLNMSPRALQKTCSLGSASTDPGTGLSEEAPVSSTSPFPSANAQPTPLSSPQLVPRLKKDTEQIVGDEDSAPDASNNLSPVTNPIPSPTISLLSPRATQMEGCIRICEEKHRAKAKMELSLRQELQEKLVASVASRESEQLKRFEELMELKQRQEYQSMRDMMDRETQESIGRQEKLKEEHKNRIKILNLRLREAEQQRLREAEFERQRQVEGRERLRALNAVQEEILQLNQLLEPTAPTQSGPSPDLTSYSTRANQLCSQVSEVVRMTAEGEFPSVEDMTVAERALHEMRSLIRVMQEAAAQAQEKRKKEQEEEEERRKMAMLQAQQEEQKKSAALSAKEKARKKGLQTKAEQSTLKWYQELQDSANQCAQSFEGLNNTKDIQTKKLRMELQKAGTIPVSQISSISGSKLREIFDKIDKLLSGRSVVSGGKSVSTSQHPNGLDFVSYKLAEKFVKQGEEEVASHHEAAFPIAVVASGVWELHPKVGDFILAHLHKKCPYAVPHYPPMKDGTSVEEYQKILGYRVEDGGVEAQDSFLKRMSGMIRLYAAMIQLRWPYGSKQGPDPHGLNNGWRWLAQMLNMEPLADVTATLLFDFLEVCGNALMKQYQVQFWKLILLIQEEYLPRIEAVTSQGQAGSVTRLKQFLESSLRSRQIPPPKGQLSSHFWRS
- the LOC139389707 gene encoding mRNA export factor GLE1 isoform X1, which gives rise to MPAESLRWDTLEALKNSPKGRLKYNPDWLEKGEDILSGCNEAPSLSPLSGLILKRLNMSPRALQKTCSLGSASTDPGTGLSEEAPVSSTSPFPSANAQPTPLSSPQLVPRLKKDTEQQIVGDEDSAPDASNNLSPVTNPIPSPTISLLSPRATQMEGCIRICEEKHRAKAKMELSLRQELQEKLVASVASRESEQLKRFEELMELKQRQEYQSMRDMMDRETQESIGRQEKLKEEHKNRIKILNLRLREAEQQRLREAEFERQRQVEGRERLRALNAVQEEILQLNQLLEPTAPTQSGPSPDLTSYSTRANQLCSQVSEVVRMTAEGEFPSVEDMTVAERALHEMRSLIRVMQEAAAQAQEKRKKEQEEEEERRKMAMLQAQQEEQKKSAALSAKEKARKKGLQTKAEQSTLKWYQELQDSANQCAQSFEGLNNTKDIQTKKLRMELQKAGTIPVSQISSISGSKLREIFDKIDKLLSGRSVVSGGKSVSTSQHPNGLDFVSYKLAEKFVKQGEEEVASHHEAAFPIAVVASGVWELHPKVGDFILAHLHKKCPYAVPHYPPMKDGTSVEEYQKILGYRVEDGGVEAQDSFLKRMSGMIRLYAAMIQLRWPYGSKQGPDPHGLNNGWRWLAQMLNMEPLADVTATLLFDFLEVCGNALMKQYQVQFWKLILLIQEEYLPRIEAVTSQGQAGSVTRLKQFLESSLRSRQIPPPKGQLSSHFWRS